A section of the Vescimonas fastidiosa genome encodes:
- a CDS encoding MerR family transcriptional regulator: MKISEFSNKSNVSEQTIRFYIKKGLLIPLHTSYQYSFSEQDLKDLRYIQSCKRMGFSLEETLRILSLHRVASLHGPKEVSYLLNILQRKRNELEKAQEALKDSIQELSRSIEEYQLKISNPVRTSGMPLSFLDLLECPDCHGAFTLSDAVIRNGQVLSGKLSCGCGAVFTIQDGILYDKDLPSILDNSFFNAHTTFLEEYDAQAVTAIKKDEQALLALIPQKLMAEPKVIIETNFKRWFFTAQNIESIGTQHRYIFAESYPEVVAYHKSIFDSGDDRRQCLFMACRPNRYPLRHGCVDLWIDYMDSTDFSESNCEFLPAVLRAYMKQEAHIYGVSLVIKDPIYFEKLKQLHPELPDNLYKLYAPGGFEENLKNAGYQIKDTIFLRNIWETSAQSGISVSKNPPYRMLYSARIK, translated from the coding sequence ATGAAAATTAGCGAGTTTTCTAATAAAAGTAATGTTTCTGAGCAAACCATACGGTTTTATATCAAAAAAGGCCTTTTGATTCCCCTGCACACCTCGTATCAGTATTCCTTTTCGGAGCAGGATCTAAAGGATCTGCGCTATATTCAAAGCTGCAAGAGAATGGGCTTTTCTTTAGAGGAAACGCTTCGTATTCTGTCCCTTCACCGTGTAGCTTCCCTGCACGGGCCGAAGGAGGTCTCCTATCTGCTGAACATCCTCCAGAGAAAGCGCAATGAATTAGAGAAGGCCCAAGAGGCGCTTAAAGACTCCATTCAGGAGCTAAGCCGATCCATCGAGGAATACCAGCTGAAAATCTCTAACCCGGTACGCACAAGCGGAATGCCGCTCAGCTTTTTAGACCTATTGGAATGCCCCGATTGCCATGGAGCCTTCACGCTGTCCGACGCTGTTATCCGAAACGGGCAAGTCCTCTCTGGGAAGCTCTCTTGCGGATGCGGCGCGGTCTTTACCATTCAAGACGGCATTCTTTACGACAAGGATCTTCCCAGCATCCTGGATAATTCCTTTTTCAATGCCCACACCACTTTCCTGGAGGAGTATGATGCGCAAGCCGTCACAGCGATCAAAAAGGACGAGCAGGCGCTGCTGGCTCTCATCCCCCAAAAGCTCATGGCGGAGCCCAAGGTTATTATCGAAACAAACTTTAAGCGATGGTTTTTCACGGCGCAAAACATAGAGTCCATCGGAACGCAGCACCGCTACATATTTGCCGAAAGCTATCCCGAGGTCGTTGCCTATCACAAATCCATTTTTGATTCCGGCGATGACAGACGCCAGTGCCTGTTTATGGCGTGTCGCCCAAACCGATATCCGCTGCGCCACGGCTGTGTTGACCTGTGGATTGATTATATGGATAGCACAGATTTTTCCGAGTCTAATTGCGAATTTCTCCCGGCCGTTCTTCGCGCCTATATGAAGCAGGAGGCCCATATCTACGGCGTGAGTCTGGTAATTAAGGACCCGATATACTTCGAGAAATTAAAGCAGCTTCATCCTGAATTGCCGGATAATCTCTATAAACTATACGCTCCCGGCGGATTTGAGGAGAATCTCAAAAACGCGGGGTACCAGATTAAGGATACCATCTTTTTGCGAAACATTTGGGAAACCAGCGCGCAAAGCGGTATTTCCGTCAGCAAAAATCCGCCATATAGAATGCTGTATAGCGCCAGGATCAAGTAG